A segment of the Bacillus sp. es.034 genome:
TTGATCAGACCAGGTGTAGCGATAAGATCCGAGATACCTTGTACACCTTGACGCAGGACATTATCAGCTTCACGGAAAGCTTCAAGCATCGGAGTACTCTTATCTACGATTTCCAGAAGGCGATCGTTTGGAATGACAATAAGAGTGTCCACGCCTTCTTTCATAGCAGCGATGCCACCGCTTGCCTGATTTGAACGCTTTCTGCCTTCAAATGTAAACGGGCGCGTAACGACACCGACCGTCAATGCGCCGATTTCGCGGGCAATTTGGGCAATGACCGGAGCTGCACCAGTACCGGTTCCTCCACCCATTCCGGCAGTGACAAATACCATATCTGCTCCTCTAAGTGCCTCTTCAATCTGCTCTTTACTCTCTTCAGCAGCTTTTTTACCTACTTCAGGATTCGCACCTGCTCCTAATCCCCTGGTTAATTTGCCACCGATTTGCATCTTTATCTCAGCTTTTGATAGATTCAAAGCCTGTGCATCCGTGTTGACTGCGATAAATTCAACACCTTGTACGCCGTGCTCGATCATGCGGTTTACGGCGTTGTTTCCTCCGCCACCGACACCAATAACTTTTATTGTCGCTAATGAATCTAAATTTGTATCAAACTCCAACATGACAAATCCTCCTAACTCGTCGAATCTATGGATTCCTTTATTTATTCAAAGAAGTATCCAAAGAACTTTTTCACTTTTGACATGGCCTTTTCATCTTCATGTTCTTCTTCTTTTATCTTTGCAGGCTTCGGCTTTTTATTCACGGGTTTTGATTGACGCTTCTCAGCTGCCTCTACAGGCACTGGTTCCGCGCTTACAGATCTTCCTTGCAATCTAGCATTCTTTTGAGCGTATTTAATCAATCCGACTGCTGTCGTATACTGGGGTTCCCGTACACCGATATAATCAGGAATTGCCACACGTACACGATTTTGGAAAACGATTTGTGCTAATTCTAACACACCTGGAAGATTTGCTACACCACCAGTTAGAACATATCCACCTGGCAGGTCCCTGATTCCCAATCGTTTCAGCTCGTGGCTGATGAGGTCAAGGATCTCTTCAAGCCTTGCTTCTATGATATCAGAAATTTCTAATTGATTAAATTGCTGATGTTGATCACTGCCAATAATTGGCACGCTGAACACTTCATCTTCTGACGCATGGTCATAGAATGCATGTCCATATTTTGTTTTGATTTTTTCAGCGTCGTCCGTTGAGGTCCGTAATCCGATCGACAAATCCTTCGTGATATGCTCCCCGCCAACGGGAAGCACGGTTGTCGCCTTCAGGTGTCCCTGTTCGAAAACGGCAATAGTCGTAGAACCGCCACCTATGTCGATGAGGGCAGCTCCCAGGTTCTTTTCATCCTTTGATAAAGCCACCGTACCTGCCGCTAAGGGCTGAAGGACGATATCGACAATTTCAAGGCCGGCTTTTTCTACACAACGGAGAGTATTATGTAAAATCGTCTTGGATCCCGTAATGATGGTGCCTTCCATTTCAAGCCGGACACCGATCATACCCCTGGGATCTGTAATCTCATCCAATCCATCCACGATGAACTGTCTTGGGATTACGTTGATGATTTCCCTTTCTGGAGGAATCGATACAACCTGGGCTGCATCCATCACTCTTAGAACGTCTTCATCGCCGATCTCCCTGTTATCACTCGACACTGCCACCACACCATGACAGGATTGAAGTGACACATGGTTTCCTGTTATCCCTACGATGACCTGGCTTATGGATAAACCGACCATCCTTTCAGCTTGTTCAACTGCCTTCTTGATTGTATGAACAGTTTCGTCTATATCTACGATGGAACCTTTTCTGATTCCTTCTGAGTTCACATTTCCTACACCGATTATGTTTAAGGAATCATTTGTCATTTCACCAATGATTACTTTCACTGTGGATGTACCGATGTCTAGGCTAACGTAAATTTCATTGCTGTTCACTCTATGGCACCTCCTTAAAGAATGTTTATTTGGAACAACAATCCTAGAAAAACATTATTCTAAGTATATCTTAATATGATATTCGTCGTAACAAAAACGATTCCCTTTTAAAATTCTAATTTTTTTCTCTTTTTTCTTGATTATTTGACCAATTGCTTATTATTATTCTTCTAATCACTGCAATGTTTTGGAATAATCTTACCCCAAAAGCAAAAACAGCCGCCAAATATAAGTCTACACCAAGATGTACGCCCAGAAAAGCTAAACTTGCTGCTAGTAAAATATTAAAAAAGAATCCAGAAACAAAGACCTTGTCATCATAAATATTTTGGAGGTGGGCACGAATACCGCCAAATAATGTATCCAA
Coding sequences within it:
- the ftsZ gene encoding cell division protein FtsZ produces the protein MLEFDTNLDSLATIKVIGVGGGGNNAVNRMIEHGVQGVEFIAVNTDAQALNLSKAEIKMQIGGKLTRGLGAGANPEVGKKAAEESKEQIEEALRGADMVFVTAGMGGGTGTGAAPVIAQIAREIGALTVGVVTRPFTFEGRKRSNQASGGIAAMKEGVDTLIVIPNDRLLEIVDKSTPMLEAFREADNVLRQGVQGISDLIATPGLINLDFADVKTIMSNKGSALMGIGAASGENRATEAAKKAVSSPLLETSIDGAQGVLMNITGGTSLSLYEVQEAADIVASASDQEVNMIFGSVINEDLKDDIIVTVIATGFNEEVIQPPKQTRPTFGGMKPNQSPNPSQSVKREQPKREEQPQQQEPVRTSSNQGAEETLDIPTFLRNRNRRR
- the ftsA gene encoding cell division protein FtsA is translated as MNSNEIYVSLDIGTSTVKVIIGEMTNDSLNIIGVGNVNSEGIRKGSIVDIDETVHTIKKAVEQAERMVGLSISQVIVGITGNHVSLQSCHGVVAVSSDNREIGDEDVLRVMDAAQVVSIPPEREIINVIPRQFIVDGLDEITDPRGMIGVRLEMEGTIITGSKTILHNTLRCVEKAGLEIVDIVLQPLAAGTVALSKDEKNLGAALIDIGGGSTTIAVFEQGHLKATTVLPVGGEHITKDLSIGLRTSTDDAEKIKTKYGHAFYDHASEDEVFSVPIIGSDQHQQFNQLEISDIIEARLEEILDLISHELKRLGIRDLPGGYVLTGGVANLPGVLELAQIVFQNRVRVAIPDYIGVREPQYTTAVGLIKYAQKNARLQGRSVSAEPVPVEAAEKRQSKPVNKKPKPAKIKEEEHEDEKAMSKVKKFFGYFFE
- a CDS encoding small basic family protein, with amino-acid sequence MWLPVLGLLVGVVLGLLTDIRIPEEYSNYLSIAVLAALDTLFGGIRAHLQNIYDDKVFVSGFFFNILLAASLAFLGVHLGVDLYLAAVFAFGVRLFQNIAVIRRIIISNWSNNQEKREKN